From Bacteroidota bacterium, the proteins below share one genomic window:
- a CDS encoding glycosyltransferase, with product MVKRRRIALNYRVNYDFSAGIVIYIQNLIKGFKLLEDSLQPHLTIIYTEDSPIQEVKEIDYPYIDYFKYKPIRKNFFTKAINKISRETIGTNILRRYSFPSHADILYPYFDCDENFFLKRRYYWKPDFQEMYYPQYVSQVEYSYVVENMKRIASNQEYTLILSSQDSFNDFEKFFGPFRNRVKILRFISLLPDISQLNPKQVLMKYGIDKKFFVVSNQFWPHKNHRLVLEAINKIKEKHTDFVVVFTGKQSTYRDREYFSKLQVYINNENMKDHVRFIGFIPREDQLVIMKQSVAVIQPSLFEGWSTVIEDCKALNQYVLVGDLAVNQEQVNKNVRFFNRHSADDLAEQMDNLLTHPVKTESAPYDESIERFKQNLIDVFELEHVHS from the coding sequence ATGGTTAAGAGAAGAAGAATTGCGCTGAACTACCGCGTCAATTATGATTTTTCCGCCGGCATTGTCATCTACATCCAGAACCTGATCAAGGGTTTTAAATTACTGGAGGATTCCCTTCAACCGCATCTTACCATCATTTATACCGAGGACTCTCCTATCCAGGAAGTGAAGGAGATCGACTATCCGTATATCGATTATTTCAAGTACAAACCGATTCGAAAGAACTTCTTCACGAAAGCGATCAATAAGATCAGCCGGGAGACGATCGGGACCAATATCCTTCGCCGCTATTCCTTCCCTTCGCATGCCGACATTTTGTACCCCTACTTCGATTGCGACGAGAATTTTTTTCTGAAACGTCGCTACTACTGGAAGCCAGACTTCCAGGAAATGTACTATCCGCAGTACGTCTCCCAGGTAGAATATTCCTACGTGGTGGAGAACATGAAACGGATCGCCTCCAACCAGGAATACACCCTGATCCTGAGTAGCCAGGATTCCTTCAACGATTTCGAAAAGTTCTTCGGGCCTTTCCGCAACCGGGTCAAGATCCTCCGTTTCATTTCCCTGCTGCCGGATATTTCCCAACTGAACCCCAAGCAGGTCCTGATGAAATACGGAATCGACAAGAAGTTCTTTGTTGTCTCCAACCAATTCTGGCCGCATAAGAACCATCGGCTGGTTTTGGAAGCCATCAACAAGATCAAAGAAAAACACACGGACTTTGTCGTCGTGTTCACGGGCAAACAATCTACTTACCGGGATCGGGAGTACTTTTCCAAGTTGCAGGTCTACATCAACAACGAGAACATGAAGGATCATGTTCGCTTCATCGGCTTCATTCCCCGGGAGGACCAGTTGGTGATCATGAAACAATCGGTCGCGGTGATTCAACCGTCCTTGTTCGAAGGCTGGAGTACGGTGATTGAGGATTGCAAAGCCTTGAATCAGTACGTACTGGTCGGAGATCTGGCCGTCAATCAGGAGCAGGTCAACAAGAACGTCCGGTTCTTCAACCGACACTCAGCAGACGACCTTGCGGAACAAATGGACAACTTGTTGACGCATCCGGTAAAAACAGAATCAGCTCCCTACGATGAGAGTATAGAACGCTTCAAGCAGAATCTGATCGACGTTTTCGAATTGGAACACGTGCATTCATGA
- a CDS encoding glycosyltransferase family 2 protein has protein sequence MNGVTVAICCYNSSARIAETLRHLSLQRLSENIPWEVLIIDNACTDDTVEVAHRAWQGVQPAPLRIVPEKIPGLMQARHCAMRESRYELVSFIDDDNWVAADWVERVWQRLQTDPDMAACGGQNAAATEVAAPYWFDRMAYAYAVGKQAESSSYVTPQRGFLWGAGLTIRKSAWYDLFGCGFTSKLSGRKGGQLTAGEDSELCLAFMSRGWKLFYDERLQLTHFIPKNRLTDRYINGLFQGFGRSETILMIYRANLDKTFKIKSVWWKNCISAFRLLLRFLIRSIFSPRIDRFVNRVYANYEWALVSQLFRERKAFDRLFQSITDFSGWCGRGK, from the coding sequence ATGAACGGCGTAACCGTCGCCATCTGTTGTTATAACAGCAGTGCCCGCATTGCCGAGACCTTGCGCCATTTGAGTCTTCAGCGTCTCAGCGAAAACATTCCGTGGGAAGTGCTGATCATCGACAATGCCTGCACGGACGACACCGTGGAAGTCGCCCACCGTGCCTGGCAGGGAGTACAACCCGCACCCTTGCGCATCGTTCCGGAAAAAATACCGGGCCTCATGCAAGCCAGGCACTGTGCCATGCGGGAAAGCCGGTATGAGCTTGTGAGTTTTATTGACGACGATAACTGGGTCGCCGCGGATTGGGTGGAGCGGGTGTGGCAAAGGCTACAGACCGATCCGGATATGGCGGCTTGCGGAGGTCAAAATGCTGCGGCGACCGAAGTGGCTGCCCCCTATTGGTTTGACCGAATGGCGTATGCCTACGCCGTAGGAAAGCAGGCAGAATCCAGCAGTTACGTCACGCCACAGCGGGGATTCCTGTGGGGCGCAGGATTGACGATTCGAAAAAGTGCCTGGTACGACCTTTTCGGATGCGGTTTCACGAGCAAACTTTCCGGAAGAAAAGGAGGACAATTGACCGCCGGAGAAGACAGCGAGTTGTGCCTGGCTTTCATGTCGCGAGGATGGAAGCTCTTCTACGATGAAAGGCTTCAACTAACCCATTTCATACCTAAAAATCGACTGACCGACCGCTATATCAATGGCCTGTTCCAGGGATTTGGACGCTCCGAAACAATCTTGATGATCTATCGAGCAAACTTGGATAAAACTTTTAAAATCAAGTCCGTATGGTGGAAAAACTGCATTTCCGCTTTCCGGCTCTTGCTTCGCTTTTTAATTCGGAGTATCTTTTCACCTCGTATCGATCGATTTGTGAACAGGGTCTATGCCAACTATGAATGGGCATTGGTTTCGCAATTGTTTCGAGAACGGAAAGCTTTTGATCGTTTGTTCCAATCGATTACCGATTTCAGCGGCTGGTGCGGTCGCGGGAAGTGA
- a CDS encoding sulfotransferase family 2 domain-containing protein, with protein MILSHQKKFLFIHIYKVAGTSIRRVLDRYDDRTWNDFPFLTNVKFKIGSRSKRLSTWAIDHITASQCKDWLSPEVFNQYFKFSFVRNPWDWQVSLYHFMLQDKHHRQHKLISKTKNFEEYLTWRVNKDIELQTDFLYDKSGTLLVDYIGRFETLQSDFNEICRRLNIQSTQLPITNRSHHQYYKEYYNDRTRDMVANAFKKDIELLGYEF; from the coding sequence ATGATTCTTTCCCACCAAAAGAAGTTCCTGTTCATTCATATCTACAAAGTAGCCGGCACCAGTATTCGTCGAGTATTGGACCGCTACGATGACCGGACCTGGAATGACTTCCCCTTCCTCACCAATGTCAAGTTCAAGATCGGCAGTCGTTCCAAACGCTTATCCACCTGGGCGATCGATCACATTACAGCCAGCCAATGCAAAGACTGGCTGAGCCCGGAGGTTTTTAACCAGTACTTCAAGTTTTCGTTTGTCCGTAACCCCTGGGACTGGCAGGTTTCCCTTTATCACTTCATGTTGCAGGACAAACATCACCGACAACACAAGTTGATCAGCAAGACCAAGAATTTCGAAGAATATCTTACTTGGCGCGTAAATAAGGACATTGAACTCCAGACGGATTTTCTTTACGATAAAAGTGGGACGCTTTTAGTCGATTATATAGGTCGATTCGAAACCCTCCAAAGCGATTTTAATGAAATCTGTAGGCGACTGAACATTCAATCAACTCAGCTCCCAATAACAAATCGCAGCCATCACCAATATTATAAGGAGTATTACAACGATCGAACGCGCGATATGGTAGCAAATGCCTTTAAGAAAGACATCGAACTTTTGGGGTACGAATTCTGA
- a CDS encoding class I SAM-dependent methyltransferase, producing the protein MPLDKELDDFYAAYPDYGSLSPLTIKRYRELLQNFEPFRKNNRLLEVGCGHGAFLELARQEGWEVTGTEYSDKSIGVIRSKGITVYQGELDPSNFSQSSFDVVLSLEVIEHVRCIEQEATAMTQLVRPGGLIYLTTPNYFSLSRRILQANWGVLCYPEHLHYFNRTSLRKLFDSAGTRKLGVATTGISVGRLREGWRKRHRPTDYRPFVNTTYNEDQQLRSRIFSNAFLEGIRIVLNTILTITGLGDTLKGRFIKPEN; encoded by the coding sequence ATGCCGTTGGATAAAGAACTGGATGACTTTTATGCGGCATATCCTGATTACGGCTCTTTGTCTCCGCTCACGATCAAGCGCTACCGGGAATTGCTGCAAAATTTCGAACCTTTTAGAAAAAACAACCGATTACTAGAAGTGGGCTGCGGCCACGGGGCGTTTCTCGAATTAGCCCGTCAGGAAGGCTGGGAAGTGACCGGAACCGAATACAGCGATAAGTCGATTGGAGTTATTCGCTCCAAGGGTATCACAGTGTACCAAGGCGAACTGGACCCCTCCAACTTCTCTCAGTCATCATTCGATGTTGTACTATCTTTAGAGGTAATTGAACATGTACGGTGTATTGAGCAAGAAGCCACGGCAATGACTCAACTAGTTCGTCCTGGGGGGCTTATCTATCTAACTACACCTAATTACTTTTCCCTATCACGCCGAATCCTTCAAGCTAATTGGGGAGTACTTTGCTATCCTGAGCATCTTCATTACTTTAATCGAACTTCTCTAAGGAAATTGTTCGACTCTGCAGGTACCAGAAAGCTAGGTGTTGCGACAACTGGAATTTCAGTGGGACGGCTACGGGAAGGATGGCGAAAGCGTCATCGGCCTACCGATTATCGTCCATTTGTCAATACGACTTATAACGAAGATCAACAACTTCGATCTAGAATCTTCAGCAATGCGTTTTTAGAGGGTATTAGAATCGTTCTGAATACCATACTGACCATTACAGGATTGGGCGATACACTTAAGGGCCGCTTCATCAAACCAGAAAACTAA
- a CDS encoding glycosyltransferase, producing the protein MVLPRISVITPSFNQGDFLEETIVSVLQQGYPNLEYIIIDGGSTDRSVSIIEQYQNRLHYWVSEKDSGQSEALNKGLRKATGDIIGWLCSDDLYLPGTFEKVIRLFEEHPSAGMLHGKSILFGKGKKDLIKGAEPHDLHLRYFSVIPFPQPSSFFTKTAIAHTGLLDESLHFGMDYDLLIRIAGQFDIIRTDEVLSKYRLHSSSKTVSQLPRFAGEWARVFSRFLNSTDIPASTLSLLSENGFYFPNEPSIRIKHQLLKEDIDLIVTYFLFYQLIIYYEVLDMQMVKHILEMIHTLSPSFYSKMNLKRIAVRSRFLPPVLIQLFRAIAR; encoded by the coding sequence ATGGTGTTACCTCGAATTTCAGTCATTACACCCTCGTTCAATCAAGGAGACTTCCTTGAGGAAACGATTGTATCAGTTTTGCAACAAGGCTATCCCAATCTCGAATACATCATCATTGATGGTGGCAGCACCGACCGATCTGTGAGCATAATCGAGCAATACCAGAACCGACTTCATTATTGGGTGAGCGAGAAGGATTCCGGCCAAAGTGAGGCGCTGAACAAAGGTCTGCGAAAGGCGACAGGGGATATTATCGGTTGGCTTTGCAGTGACGATCTTTACTTACCCGGGACCTTCGAGAAGGTAATCCGGTTATTCGAGGAACATCCCAGCGCCGGAATGTTACACGGGAAATCGATTCTCTTCGGAAAAGGAAAAAAGGATCTGATAAAAGGCGCTGAGCCGCATGACCTGCATTTACGTTACTTTTCCGTAATACCATTCCCACAGCCTTCTTCTTTCTTCACGAAGACAGCGATTGCTCATACCGGACTGCTCGACGAATCTCTTCATTTCGGAATGGATTACGACCTACTCATTCGGATAGCCGGTCAATTCGACATCATTCGAACCGATGAAGTTCTGTCGAAATACAGGCTTCACAGTTCCAGCAAGACGGTTAGCCAGCTACCTAGATTCGCCGGCGAATGGGCAAGGGTGTTTTCCCGCTTCCTCAATTCTACAGATATCCCCGCTTCAACCCTCAGCCTACTCTCTGAAAACGGCTTCTATTTTCCAAATGAACCTTCCATCCGAATCAAACATCAACTTCTTAAAGAGGACATTGATCTCATCGTCACCTACTTTCTCTTCTACCAATTGATCATCTACTATGAGGTACTTGACATGCAAATGGTTAAACATATTCTCGAAATGATTCATACACTCTCCCCTTCATTTTACAGCAAAATGAATCTAAAGCGCATCGCTGTACGCAGTCGGTTCTTACCACCAGTACTAATCCAACTGTTCCGAGCAATTGCACGATGA
- a CDS encoding glycosyltransferase family 2 protein, which translates to MTPSTEALPYFSIVIPSYNRIRFLPETIDSILKQTCQDFEILVVDDGSTDHTPEIIRNRYNQFPNLRLIEQVNSERGTARNNGFRLAKGKYVIFIDSDDMMLPEHLETLKAYIDQLKQPRFIATKFLFLRNGKTRFTKINSLPEGWYDYKLFLSGNPMGCNVCVRRDNPKLHLFEEDRRYAIKEDWMFFLQNLRHQQLYLINKSTILMNDHDDRSMRSDHTIIIQKTNAAVEWLLQKVNLSAEEIRQLQAHAAYFSAIHYYIDHRLDAAREQLRQASRIGGWKRKYLVLYVKCLMGHQVVEQIKKLRT; encoded by the coding sequence ATGACACCGTCGACGGAAGCACTTCCTTATTTCTCCATCGTCATACCATCCTATAACCGGATCAGATTTCTGCCGGAGACCATTGATTCGATCCTGAAACAAACTTGCCAGGATTTCGAAATACTGGTAGTCGATGACGGAAGTACCGATCATACTCCTGAAATAATCCGGAATCGGTACAACCAATTTCCGAACTTACGTCTTATTGAACAGGTGAATTCCGAACGGGGTACCGCCAGGAATAACGGATTCAGGCTCGCTAAAGGAAAATATGTGATCTTTATTGATTCGGACGACATGATGTTGCCTGAACATCTTGAGACTCTGAAAGCCTATATTGACCAACTGAAACAGCCCAGATTCATCGCCACGAAATTTCTTTTCTTACGAAACGGGAAGACACGCTTTACCAAAATCAATTCTCTTCCAGAAGGCTGGTACGATTACAAATTGTTCCTGTCTGGCAACCCGATGGGCTGCAATGTCTGCGTACGCAGGGATAATCCGAAATTGCATCTATTTGAAGAAGATCGTCGGTATGCGATCAAAGAAGACTGGATGTTCTTCTTGCAGAATCTCCGACACCAGCAACTCTACTTAATCAACAAATCGACCATCCTTATGAATGATCATGATGACAGGTCGATGCGTTCGGACCACACCATCATCATTCAAAAAACCAATGCTGCAGTCGAGTGGCTCCTACAAAAAGTAAATCTATCTGCGGAGGAAATCCGACAGCTTCAAGCCCATGCCGCGTATTTTTCAGCTATACATTACTACATTGATCATCGTTTGGACGCGGCAAGAGAGCAGCTTCGTCAGGCTTCTCGCATCGGAGGCTGGAAAAGGAAGTATCTTGTGCTATACGTTAAATGCCTGATGGGACATCAGGTAGTCGAACAAATAAAGAAACTCCGGACGTGA
- a CDS encoding glycosyltransferase family 4 protein yields the protein MKILYLTYDGLSDPLGQSQVIPYIVGLSKRGHKIVVLSSEKKAPAELLATIRKNLEKHQIEWHSITYTKRPPVLSTIYDVLRMTLRSIRLNKVHRFGIVHCRSYITSLIGYYLKKSRDIRFIFDMRGFFADERIDGEMWDQNKFIYRLIYSFFKRFEAKFLNAASYTVCLTESAQKEIWSWRSIPRQPIRIKVIPCCVDTTIFDPEKVEPQSRSQLMDELNIKPDDIVLSYIGAIGTWYLLDEMLEFFRKLKQSYPNAKFLFVTHKEQQDIKARWGKNGLNPEDLIIRSSNHQQVPCLLSLSHLSIFFIKPVYSKIASSPAKMAEIMSMGIPVLCNANVGDTSEIIQKTGTGVVVQSFSEMDYDFIIEQIPQLLSIPSQKIRNAAIEHFSLDVGVLSYEQVYKLAQ from the coding sequence ATGAAGATCTTGTACTTGACGTATGATGGACTATCAGACCCGCTTGGGCAGTCTCAGGTCATCCCTTACATCGTCGGGTTGAGTAAGCGGGGTCATAAGATTGTGGTCCTAAGCTCGGAGAAGAAAGCTCCTGCCGAACTACTGGCAACTATCCGGAAGAACTTGGAAAAACATCAAATTGAATGGCATTCAATTACTTATACGAAGCGCCCTCCGGTGCTTTCAACTATCTACGACGTCTTGAGGATGACCCTTCGCAGCATCAGGCTAAATAAGGTTCACCGTTTTGGAATAGTCCATTGCCGTAGCTATATCACTTCACTTATTGGATATTACCTAAAGAAGTCGCGTGACATACGTTTCATTTTCGACATGCGGGGCTTTTTCGCTGACGAACGAATCGACGGTGAAATGTGGGATCAGAACAAGTTCATTTACAGGCTTATTTACAGCTTTTTCAAGCGGTTTGAAGCAAAATTCCTCAATGCAGCCAGCTACACCGTTTGCCTTACCGAATCTGCCCAAAAAGAAATTTGGAGTTGGAGGTCAATACCCCGCCAACCGATTCGAATTAAAGTAATTCCATGCTGTGTGGACACCACGATATTCGATCCCGAAAAAGTGGAACCGCAATCCCGTAGCCAACTGATGGACGAGTTAAATATAAAGCCAGATGACATTGTCCTATCCTACATCGGAGCAATCGGAACCTGGTACCTTCTGGATGAAATGTTAGAGTTCTTCCGAAAACTGAAGCAATCCTATCCGAATGCGAAGTTCCTCTTCGTAACACACAAGGAGCAACAAGATATCAAAGCACGCTGGGGAAAGAATGGATTGAATCCGGAAGATTTGATCATACGAAGCAGCAATCACCAACAGGTTCCCTGCCTCCTATCCTTATCGCACCTTTCTATCTTTTTCATCAAACCGGTCTACTCGAAAATTGCATCATCCCCCGCAAAGATGGCTGAAATCATGAGTATGGGTATACCTGTTCTTTGTAACGCCAACGTCGGTGATACCAGCGAAATCATCCAAAAGACGGGTACTGGGGTTGTAGTGCAGTCCTTTTCAGAGATGGATTACGATTTCATAATCGAACAAATCCCGCAACTGTTATCGATTCCATCACAAAAAATCCGGAATGCAGCCATTGAGCATTTTTCCCTTGATGTTGGCGTTTTATCATACGAACAAGTTTACAAATTAGCCCAATAG
- a CDS encoding glycosyltransferase translates to MGYEFNKNNESPRKSAPRILYLTYDGLTDPLGQSQVLPYMIGLSERGYAITIISSEKPNRWEQIDQLKELTTACGIHWIHIPYTKSPPILSTLYDLWKIRRISKRLCLQEKFEIVHCRSYITSLVGLWLKRRFKLRFIFDMRGFYADERIDGGMWNQRKLIYKWIYRFFKNRESAFLEEADSTICLTQDAFKEIRTWRKIDHRPIPIQVIPCCVDPQLFHPEQDIVAQASAREILGLAGNELVLSYVGAVGTWYLLDEMLDFFKRMLIVYPNARFLFISHEDAAMIRSKAKAREIPDSSILIHQVPHHQVPVYLSLSHVSIFFIKPVYSKKASSPVKLGEIMSMGIPIICNSNVGDTDRIIRESGAGAIVRSFSNDDYDFVIHDLPRLLQLPKQGIRQAAVQLFSLSKGVDQYHQVYQKLIEH, encoded by the coding sequence ATGGGCTACGAATTTAACAAAAATAACGAATCACCCCGGAAATCAGCTCCGCGCATCCTGTACCTGACATACGATGGTCTGACGGATCCACTGGGGCAGTCGCAGGTCTTGCCTTACATGATCGGACTGAGTGAACGCGGTTATGCGATCACCATCATCAGCTCTGAGAAACCGAACCGCTGGGAACAGATCGATCAATTGAAGGAGTTGACCACCGCATGCGGGATCCATTGGATACACATCCCCTATACCAAGTCCCCTCCTATCCTGAGCACGCTGTATGACCTGTGGAAGATCCGCAGGATCAGCAAACGACTTTGCCTCCAGGAAAAATTCGAGATCGTACACTGCAGGAGTTACATCACCTCCCTGGTGGGATTGTGGTTGAAGCGGCGATTCAAACTGCGCTTCATCTTCGACATGCGCGGATTCTATGCGGATGAACGAATCGACGGCGGCATGTGGAATCAGCGCAAACTTATTTACAAATGGATCTATCGCTTCTTCAAGAACAGGGAGTCGGCTTTTTTGGAAGAAGCCGATTCCACCATCTGCCTCACCCAGGACGCCTTTAAAGAGATCCGGACCTGGAGAAAGATCGATCACCGACCGATTCCCATCCAGGTGATCCCCTGCTGTGTCGACCCACAACTATTTCACCCGGAGCAGGATATCGTAGCCCAGGCTTCTGCACGCGAAATACTGGGGTTAGCCGGCAATGAACTGGTTCTCTCCTACGTCGGAGCAGTGGGCACCTGGTATCTGTTGGATGAGATGCTGGACTTTTTCAAGCGCATGCTGATCGTTTATCCGAACGCACGCTTTCTGTTCATCTCGCACGAGGATGCTGCCATGATCCGCAGCAAGGCCAAGGCCAGGGAAATCCCCGATTCCAGCATTCTGATCCACCAGGTGCCGCATCATCAGGTACCCGTTTACCTCTCGCTCAGTCATGTCTCCATTTTCTTTATCAAACCGGTCTATTCCAAAAAAGCATCTTCTCCGGTAAAGCTCGGCGAGATCATGAGCATGGGCATACCGATCATCTGCAACTCGAATGTCGGCGATACGGATCGGATCATACGGGAATCCGGTGCAGGAGCCATCGTCCGATCCTTTTCGAACGACGACTACGATTTTGTCATTCACGATTTGCCCCGATTGCTTCAGCTACCGAAGCAAGGTATACGACAAGCCGCTGTACAGTTGTTTTCCTTATCGAAAGGCGTAGACCAATATCACCAGGTATATCAAAAACTGATTGAGCACTAG
- a CDS encoding 23S rRNA (pseudouridine(1915)-N(3))-methyltransferase RlmH: MKFRFVFVGKTTERWLQEGIQEYSKRLEHYASVEIVVVPGSTNREPVRQVEEEGNAILKAIGPKDWLILLDEHGETCSSVGLAELLEKRMNAGISSFAFVIGGAYGLSASVREKAKLTLSLSKLTFTHQMVRVILLEQVYRAMTIRRGESYHHV, translated from the coding sequence GTGAAATTCAGGTTCGTTTTTGTCGGAAAGACCACGGAGCGGTGGCTGCAGGAAGGTATCCAGGAGTACAGCAAGCGATTGGAACACTATGCTTCAGTCGAGATCGTCGTAGTACCGGGCTCCACCAACCGTGAGCCGGTCCGGCAGGTGGAGGAGGAAGGGAACGCGATCCTCAAAGCGATAGGGCCGAAAGATTGGCTGATCCTGCTCGATGAGCACGGTGAAACGTGCAGTTCCGTTGGACTTGCCGAATTGCTTGAGAAACGGATGAATGCCGGCATTTCTTCGTTTGCCTTTGTGATCGGGGGCGCTTATGGCTTATCGGCCTCGGTCAGGGAGAAAGCGAAGCTGACGCTCAGCCTATCGAAACTGACCTTCACCCATCAGATGGTCCGGGTGATTCTGTTAGAGCAAGTGTACCGGGCCATGACGATACGGCGGGGTGAGTCGTATCACCATGTCTAG
- a CDS encoding DUF4783 domain-containing protein has protein sequence MKVRFLFLFLLLFGSSSARTLDLYEEIANAIRSGDARSVAAYFGPTLDLTILEQEEVYSKAQAEQVLRDFFQKDPPKSFQVVHKGASREGLQYAIGTLQTASGKSYRTSFYIKSTNGKNFIQELRFETE, from the coding sequence ATGAAAGTCCGGTTTCTGTTCCTGTTCCTCTTGCTGTTCGGATCTTCTTCCGCCCGTACACTCGACCTTTACGAGGAAATCGCCAATGCCATCCGGAGCGGCGATGCCAGGTCGGTGGCCGCATACTTCGGCCCTACCCTGGATCTCACGATTCTCGAACAGGAGGAGGTCTATTCCAAAGCACAGGCCGAACAGGTTTTGCGGGATTTTTTCCAGAAAGACCCGCCAAAGTCGTTCCAGGTCGTTCATAAAGGGGCTTCCCGGGAAGGTTTGCAATACGCCATCGGCACCTTGCAGACGGCCAGCGGTAAGTCTTACCGAACTTCGTTCTATATCAAATCAACCAACGGGAAGAATTTCATCCAGGAATTACGATTTGAAACAGAATAG
- the nadC gene encoding carboxylating nicotinate-nucleotide diphosphorylase has product MSIPDFIRQALAEDIGDGDHTSLSTIPADKQGKALVRVKQDGIIAGLVLADQILNTVDPTVIVKVLSNEGQSVSNGTVVMEVEGAVRSLLMAERLLLNCMQRMSGIATMTRQFVEAVAGTGAIIVDTRKTTPNFRLFEKWAVLLGGGQNHRFGLFDMILIKDNHVDAAGGIRPAIRRANDYLRSTGRQLPIEIETRNAAEVEEVLAEGNVQRIMLDNFTTTDLQAAVARIAGRFETEASGGINLQTVRGFAETGVQFISVGALTHSYRSLDISMKILR; this is encoded by the coding sequence CTGTCCATTCCCGATTTCATCCGACAGGCACTGGCGGAAGATATCGGTGACGGCGACCATACTTCACTATCCACTATTCCCGCCGATAAACAGGGTAAAGCCCTGGTTCGGGTGAAACAGGACGGGATCATTGCCGGACTTGTACTCGCCGACCAGATCCTGAATACCGTCGACCCTACCGTCATCGTGAAGGTCCTATCGAATGAAGGACAGTCCGTTTCGAACGGGACCGTGGTCATGGAGGTGGAAGGCGCTGTGCGATCGCTTCTCATGGCCGAGCGCCTTTTGTTGAATTGCATGCAACGCATGAGCGGGATCGCAACCATGACCCGGCAGTTCGTCGAGGCCGTGGCCGGTACCGGCGCCATCATCGTGGATACACGCAAGACCACTCCGAATTTCCGCCTGTTTGAGAAATGGGCTGTCTTGCTGGGCGGCGGACAAAACCACCGCTTCGGCTTGTTCGACATGATCCTGATCAAGGACAATCATGTCGACGCGGCGGGAGGCATTCGTCCCGCGATCCGTCGCGCGAACGACTACCTCCGTTCCACCGGCAGACAGTTGCCGATCGAAATCGAAACGCGCAATGCAGCGGAAGTGGAAGAAGTGCTGGCAGAAGGTAATGTGCAACGGATCATGTTGGACAACTTCACAACGACCGACCTTCAGGCCGCTGTAGCACGCATCGCGGGCCGATTCGAGACCGAGGCTTCCGGTGGTATCAACTTGCAAACCGTCAGAGGATTCGCCGAGACCGGTGTGCAGTTCATTTCCGTAGGCGCCCTGACGCATAGCTACCGCAGTCTCGATATCAGCATGAAAATCCTTCGTTGA